The sequence below is a genomic window from Mytilus edulis chromosome 2, xbMytEdul2.2, whole genome shotgun sequence.
TTACTATTCATGTGAACGCATTTGATCAAGGATTTGTAGTGTccctatacaaatccttgatttgatTAAGAGAcgtaattctatttttttttctaattagaCCCTGTTTACACTGGCAACAAATTTGAATcgaaatagttttgttttatggACATGCTTGTGcgaagtaaggaatatgacagttgttttccattctttcCGTTTGGTTGATAAAGTCtatcgtttgattttgtcagtttttgcaAGAACAAATCCTTGGTTTTAGTAGGTTCTCCTCAATGAATTTggcttggagttcggtattttgatATACTTTTCTGATAACATTTCATGAGATAACTTCATTCATGAGAACTCATTTGTCGTTCAGTTGTCatcgattcgtttgatgtgtttggggttttgattttgccatatgattagggacttACCGTTTagtattttcctcggagttcagtagtttgtggttttacttttttgattAAGAGTAGTGTCTATAGAAAGGCACGAAATCAATTCAGAATTGAATATATAATGGTGCTTTGCTTCTGTTTGAGAGATAACGACTTCCACTAGAATTTGACATAATTCATTATTTACGTTGAATTTATCTGGATTGCGCTAACCATTACATATCTTACTCGTAAAACACAAGTGTAAtgaaattgaacttaaacaaTTAAGAATAATCATGGTATTAACATTTGATTATTCTCACTTTTTCCATCTTTTGTCTCGCCTCGAATGGCTCCGCGGCAGTCAAACCCCAGCGTTAATGTTGCCGTAGTTGGTGACGGCGATGTCAACAATTGTCaatgtttgttattatatattaaaatttaggcAATTAAGATGGATGTAAACaaatataggcaaccgtacggccttcaactatgagaaaATCCATAACGAATAATcgtctataaaaggcccgaaacaTAAAAAATAACCCTCCAAATccaatatgacagacatgaaccagcgacaaccactgaactacatgctTCCCACTTGGGGACAGGCTCATAAAGAATATAGCGAGGTAAACATGTTTTAAGGCGCCAACCCTaaactaacctgggacagtggggTCATCGGGTCATTATTAGGAAACTAACAGTGTCAGTTCTCGGATACAGATAagaatgtcattaaaaaaaacagtagttatctgtgtttttttttctctcatgggatttatttatctaataaattatctataaatattttttcaattaaggtattgtttttttttattacagaaagTAATCTACAGGATGGAAGAATACAATTCATCAACCATTTACTCATCAGTAGTGAAATCTTGCTCAGTTGGAACATGTATTCCCACAAACGATTCAGATAACTCATATTGTGAAAAGAAGGACCGTTTATATAAAGTGTACGGCTGTTCATTCAGAACTTGTTGTGATGATAAAGATTTCTGTAACAGCGGACATCTGAATACATCATTTCAAACTATCTTCTGGACATTATTATCATGCTTTCTTGTCCAAAGACTTGCTCCTTACACATGAATCAACTTATTTTTAATAATAgctcaaaataaaataaaaacacctGTCCATTGTAGTGGTTAATTTATTCCTCCATTCTTCTCACAAGTTGAATATAAAATTCATAGCAGAAAACATAATTTCAAGGACCAATATTTTATTACAGATGGAATTGATTGCATTGTTTTAATCTCTTTATCAGAGCTGCATAAAATTGTCATCggttgtttggttggtttttttttttgagggggggGAGGGGCGCAAAATTCATAATGGCTTCTTTGATTTTTACAACACATTAACTAGCCGAAAGTTTTTTACACCAAGGCAATAATGATCCCAGTCGTATTTAGAACAACGCTTTTCAATTTTTCGGTTTTCAATTATCTTTAAATTCGTATTTGATTTGACTTTGCAACTGTTTTAGTTCGAATGCTACTTTGGCGAACCAAATTTAAATGTCTGATATTTAGATAAGCTAGTTTTACAATCACTTAGTCGATTCCACTGCGGATGGACGTTTTGTCACAGATGTTATCCCAAGCCCACTTATTTTCTGACATGAATCATTATTGCTAGTCATATTTAgcaaatttactgtttacaaaacttttgaattagtAAAAAATTAAAGATTATCAACCCATGGAATAGATTAACTGTTCTTGACAAACCTTTCCTGAATTGTTGACAATGAATGCTTTACCCTTTGCACTTTGTTATGCTTTTTAATAATGTTGATGGTAGTGTAACTGAGAAGTCTTCCGTAGACGAACCTGGTATCCTTAACCAGTTTCTAATAGtaagcacttttgtgctgacatgaaataTAATGGAGAGGTCGTTTTCTATAAGTTAACTGCCTATTAAATGTTGAATTACTCAAGACACCAAGATTTTTCTTCTGCAGGCAAAGATAACCTTAGTGATATTTTGCAATATTGCATACCAAATAATAAGCTTGCtatctttattgattttttttcttgatttatgacttttgaacagcgctCAACTAATATTGCCTTTATGTATCATCACCAGATCAGAATCACTGCTGGTTGACAGTCTATTCAAGGAGATTCTACCAGTTCAGTAGCCTTACAGCATGAAATCGATTTAGGACTTTTGAACAAttgtatactaatgttgcctatATATATCCCAACCGGATTAGAATATCTACTGGTGGACAGTTTGTCCCAGAGGATACTATCAGCCAGTAGCCGTACAGCATTAAATCcatttagaacttttgaacagtTATAttcttctgttgcctttatttgtttttaaatatttaaaattagtttATAGAAAGAATGAATATAGTACAATATATACTGATACAAGCCCATGTGAGGATTGTAACAAATTAAAACTAGATTTTTCATCAACAATgtaatttttattaacaaaaaatataatcaacaacaatcattgtaaatagatatatatatatatacaaatataaacaatataaaaaaatattaaaattcatattGAAAGTTTGTCCTACAAATGGTGTTATATTTTGCATGTGTATTTGCTTGTTTGATGGGAGGTCACACCACAAAGagttaatttgtaaattttgtgaAATGATCTATTGATGGTGGAAACATACGTGTTGTAACTGTAGCATAATGTGTTAGGAAGTAAATCATGAAATGTTCACATACTGttaaataaatgtgtaattatagaAGGTGGGAATAAAAGGTTAATATTATTGAAATAACATATTAGAAGGCCTTTCATTAATGCTAACGACATGAAGATCTCACAACATCACATTCAGGATCTCATTTCAATGATACCAATTTGATTATCTTTTTTCCACATATCTAACAGCTACATTATTTTGTGCAAGTAACAGAATATCATTTATGATTTGGCTTCTGATGTAAAgatctttatataatatatattcatgaCTTCTGTCGTGTAAATATAACCAAGAATGTTGTAAGATGTTCATGTAGTTAGCACTGTAAAAGATTGAATAAATTTCATTAGAACTGAATTGAGATAAAATGTAATGATGATGTTCATTTTCAAGTTTTGGATGgcatacattttatatgtttagtTAGTCCTCCTGTAAACTGTGTTTTTATTGATAATCAAACTGGAATTATAAAGGTCTTTTTTCCAGAACTTAACAACTACAAAAACCCTATTGATTCCCTTAAAATTACCTAGGCACAAGCTTTAACCATACTGTTGCTTcctattattttatcatttttgattaAAAGGTTAGGGGTGAGATTTAAAAACGAGATATTTAAGCTTGACATAAATCATGTCTGCAAATTAGAT
It includes:
- the LOC139510354 gene encoding uncharacterized protein; the protein is MDVITWLTIVMTIRHIFTLSCWNCIGTFCEQQNTDDNTEKKTCQEGASCQKVIYRMEEYNSSTIYSSVVKSCSVGTCIPTNDSDNSYCEKKDRLYKVYGCSFRTCCDDKDFCNSGHLNTSFQTIFWTLLSCFLVQRLAPYT